The nucleotide sequence TGGCACTTTTTAGCCAGGCATCCAGCTCACGGCTCAAGCCCGGTGAGCGACTTGGCAGGTACTTCTCGGTAAAGCGCGCATCGCCATTACGCAGGCCAACGCGCAGGTCCATGTAGTCCTCTTCGCTGGGGTCGGTGCGCAGCCGTATAAGAAAGTCCCCCGCAGCAGGTCCTTCTTCCCCCACCACTTTCAGGTAAGGGCTGCGCAGGGTGAAGGCCTGCTTATCAATCTGCCAGGTCAGCAAGGCATTGGCGGTCTTATAGCGCCAAGGCTCGGCAAACAAATTGGGGAAATGCAGAGAAAAATCTTCGCTATCGACGCGCAACTCACCCTGACCAAGGTCACCGCTGATGCTGCCGCTGACATTCTCCGCCGCGGGCGAGCCGTGCCACGCGGCAAAACCAACGCGCTCAAGATTGGCCGAAAATTGCAGGCGCTTGCTGTCGCTCAGTTGCGGGCGGTAATCAAGTTGAATGTTGCGCAGCGCGCCCTGCGGCTTGAGCTGCTCAAGCAGCGCCAAGGCGTTATCAGGCAACGGTGCCAGCGCCGCCACCAGCGGTTCCAATGGCGCTAGGTCGAGGCGATCAGCATTGAGCAGCCATTGCTCGTGTACCTCGGCACTTTCCGCCTGCTGGGTCAGGGCCACGCGCACGCCACCCCAGCGCTGGTCATCGCGGCTAAATGCCAGATCATCCAACAGCACCGTGAAACCCAGCTCGGTACGGCTGAAATACGCATTCAGGGCCACGTCCTCCAGTGCAACCGATTTACGCGTGGCGTACCCGGCCTTGAACTGGGGCACATGCAGCCGGCTGACGGCGCGCTGCACGCCACCTTTGGCCCAGTTCAGCCAGACCTCACCGCCCAGCTGCAGCCGCTCAAGACGCCACTGTGCCAGTAGGCTAGGCGGCACCCAGGCGGCCCAATCACTTTGCGGCAGGCTCAGGTACAACGCAGCATCACTGTCCTGCCAACGCTGAGCATTGATGCGCGTACGCAATTGCACAGCTAACGGCTGGCCATCTGGCAGCAACAATCGCCCCTGCAAACGCTGGCGAACACTGCCATTAAACAGGGTCAGATTGACGTAGGTCAGGGTGCGCGTGGGTTGGTCAAAAGCCTGCACAGTCACCTGGCTGTTAAACAGCGACAGGCGCTTAATCGCTTGCGACTGAATCAGCACCTGAGCCAAGTCCGGTGTCGGACCACGGCGTGGCGGCAAACCCTTGAGTGACCAACGGCCGTCCTGATCCTGCGCCACCCGCAACTGCACGCCATCCAGCTCAAGCCGGGCAATTCGCACCTGTTGCGCCATCAGGCTGGCCAGCACATCCGGCACCACGCGCACTTGATCAAGCTGCAAGGCCCCTGCGCCCTCGCCGATGCTCACATCATGAGCGGTCAGCACCGGCGAGAAACCCTGCCACAGCCCTTCCAGCGCACCAATCTGCACCGGCATGGCCAACGCTTCACGGGCTTTATTTTCGGCTTCTAAACGGTACTCAGCGACCAGCGGTACCAGCTCGCGACCGAGACTGACATACAGCGCAGCAAGCACCAGAGACGCGGCGCACAGCCAAAATGCCGAACGCAGCAGCAGGGCAAACCCGCGCGCCAACGCTGCCATTCAGTTCACGCCTAAGCGCTTAGCGCGCATATCAGAGCAGCACCACATCGTATTGCTCCTGGGAATACATGGTCTCAACCTGGAATTTGATGGTCCGGCCGATAAAGGCTTCAAGATCGGCGACATTCGCCGACTCTTCATCGAGCAGACGGTCGACCACTTTCTGGTTGGCCAGTACCCGATAACCTTCCGGCTGATAGGCCCGCGCTTCACGCAGAATCTCGCGGAAAATCTCGTAACAGGTGGTCTCCGCTGTTTTCAGTTTGCCGCGCCCTTGGCAGCAGCTACAGGGCTCGCACAGCACTTGCTCAAGGCTTTCACGGGTGCGCTTGCGGGTCATCTGCACCAGGCCTAACTCGGTGATGCCGATGATATTGGTCTTGGCGTGGTCGCGCTCCAGTTGCTTCTCTAGGGTGCGCAGCACTTGGCGTTGATGCTCTTCATCTTCCATGTCGATGAAATCAATAATGATGATGCCGCCGATATTGCGCAGGCGCAGTTGGCGGGCAATCGCCGTGGCGGCTTCCAAGTTGGTTTTGAAGATAGTTTCTTCCAGCGTGCGGTGGCCAACGAACGCACCGGTGTTGACGTCGATGGTGCTCATCGCCTCGGCTGGATCAATGATCAGGTAACCGCCCGACTTAAGCGGCACCTTGCGTTCCAGTGCCTTCTGGATTTCATCTTCGACGCCATACAGATCAAATATCGGCCGCTCGCCGGGGTAGTGCTCCAGACGGTCGGCGACTTCCGGCATCAACTCGTCGACAAACTGGGTAATTTTCTGAAAGGTCTCGCGGGAATCAACGCGGATTTTTTCGATCTTAGGGCTGACCAGATCACGTAGGGTACGCAGCGCCAGGCTGAGGTCCTCGTAGATCACCAACGGCGTCGGACCCACCTTCATTTGCGTGGCAATTTGGCCCCACAGCCGGCGCAAGTAACGAATATCCGCAAGGATTTCATCAGCACCCGCACCATCAGCCGCCGTGCGCAGGATAAAACCACCGGATTCCTCGATCCCTTCTGCGGCCACGCAATCGGTGACCACCTGCTTCAGCCGCTCGCGCTCGGCTTCATCCTCAATCCGCAGCGAGATGCCCACATGCGCGGTGCGCGGCATGTACACTAAATAGCGCGAAGGGATCGACAGTTGCGTGGTAAGGCGAGCCCCTTTGCTGCCAATAGGGTCCTTGGTGACCTGCACCACCAAGCTCTGGCCTTCATGCACCAACGCGCTGATGCTCTCCACAGCCGGGCCGTCGCGGCTGGAGATTTCCGCCGCATGAATAAACGCCGCGCGGTCCAGGCCGATGTCGACAAAAGCGGCTTGCATACCCGGCAGCACCCGCACCACCTTGCCTTTGTAGATATTGCCAACAATGCCGCGCTTTTGTGTGCGCTCGACGTGCACTTCTTGCAGCACGCCGTTTTCCACCACCGCCACGCGCGATTCCATGGGCGTGATGTTGATCAGGATCTCTTCACTCATGTGCTTATCTCTTCTGAGAACCTGTTTACGATCTGCTGCGCATCGGCCCTGCGGCGTTAAAAACAGGCTCGGGTGCGAGCCCAGTCGGAATGCTCATGTACAACAGTACACTCCGCTTCCTCGCCCGCTTTGACCAGCCGAAGGCTGTTACTAACGTAGCGCCTTGCAGGGCTCTAGCTCGGGAAATCGTGAACTGGTTCTGCGGCAAAGCTGAAAGCCCGGGGACTGCGCCGATTAAAGGCGATCATTACCCGCGACCCGTAACCTCTTGACTGTGAACTGGCCGTAGCTGCCAGCACGGAATAGCAAATTCTTTAAGTAATGCGGCAGTCTCACACAACGGCAAGCCAACTACCGCGGAATAACTGCCCTGCAACTGGCTGACAAACACCGCTGCCAAGCCCTGAATACCGTAACACCCAGCCTTGTCTTGGGGTTCGCCGCTGGCCCAATAAGCCTCTATTTCGGCTCGACTCAACGGACGAAACGTGACCTGACTGCTGACCACCCGTGACGCCATTCGTTCGCGGCTAACCAGCGCCACGGCGGTCAACACCTCATGGCAGCGCCCGGACAGAGCCGTAAGCGTCGCCAAGGCCTCGTCACCGTCAGCCGGCTTACCCAGAATGCGCCCATCAAGCACCACCGCCGTATCAGCCCCGAGCACAACCGCGCCTTGAATAGCTGCCAAAGCATCCAGCCCCGCTTGCGCCTTCGCGCAGGCCAGCCGCTCTACATAGGCGACTGGCGACTCACCTGGCAACGAACCTTCATCAATCGGGGCGCTGTGCGTAAGGAAAGGCACGCCAATTTGCGTCAGCAATTCTCGCCGGCGCGGCGACCCAGAAGCGAGATAGAGGGTGGCCATACTGACGTCTCCCTGACGGATAAAGGCAAGGCCGAGCGGCCTTGTTTAGTTGACGCCCAGGCGCTGATGCAACCCACGCAACAGCATGCAGACCCAAGGCCAGAGCAGAGCGCTGACCAGCGCCGGTAAGACAAACGCTAGGGTGGGTGGACGACTGCCGGTCAGCGCGTTGAGCCACAACTGCACCAATTGCGCCAGACCAAACACCACCAGCAGCACAGTGCTCTGCTGCCACATAGGGAACATGCGCAAGCGTTGATGCAGGGTCAGCACGAGGAACGTTATCAAGGTCAGAATCAAAGCGTTTTGCCCGAGCAGGCTGCCATTCAGCACATCCGCTAACAAACCAATGCCCCAGGCGGTGGTCATGCCCACACGATGCGGCAGCGCCAGCACCCAATAGGTCAGAAACAACGCCAGCCACAACGGGCGCCCCAGCTCCATAAACTTCGGCATGCTCGACACACTGAGCAGCA is from Pseudomonas sp. TMP9 and encodes:
- the rng gene encoding ribonuclease G, with the translated sequence MSEEILINITPMESRVAVVENGVLQEVHVERTQKRGIVGNIYKGKVVRVLPGMQAAFVDIGLDRAAFIHAAEISSRDGPAVESISALVHEGQSLVVQVTKDPIGSKGARLTTQLSIPSRYLVYMPRTAHVGISLRIEDEAERERLKQVVTDCVAAEGIEESGGFILRTAADGAGADEILADIRYLRRLWGQIATQMKVGPTPLVIYEDLSLALRTLRDLVSPKIEKIRVDSRETFQKITQFVDELMPEVADRLEHYPGERPIFDLYGVEDEIQKALERKVPLKSGGYLIIDPAEAMSTIDVNTGAFVGHRTLEETIFKTNLEAATAIARQLRLRNIGGIIIIDFIDMEDEEHQRQVLRTLEKQLERDHAKTNIIGITELGLVQMTRKRTRESLEQVLCEPCSCCQGRGKLKTAETTCYEIFREILREARAYQPEGYRVLANQKVVDRLLDEESANVADLEAFIGRTIKFQVETMYSQEQYDVVLL
- a CDS encoding Maf family protein, whose protein sequence is MATLYLASGSPRRRELLTQIGVPFLTHSAPIDEGSLPGESPVAYVERLACAKAQAGLDALAAIQGAVVLGADTAVVLDGRILGKPADGDEALATLTALSGRCHEVLTAVALVSRERMASRVVSSQVTFRPLSRAEIEAYWASGEPQDKAGCYGIQGLAAVFVSQLQGSYSAVVGLPLCETAALLKEFAIPCWQLRPVHSQEVTGRG
- the mreD gene encoding rod shape-determining protein MreD, coding for MAARSSNIWVVWLTFALALLLSVSSMPKFMELGRPLWLALFLTYWVLALPHRVGMTTAWGIGLLADVLNGSLLGQNALILTLITFLVLTLHQRLRMFPMWQQSTVLLVVFGLAQLVQLWLNALTGSRPPTLAFVLPALVSALLWPWVCMLLRGLHQRLGVN